A single window of Qipengyuania sediminis DNA harbors:
- a CDS encoding spinster family MFS transporter gives MSTAPGEARASGVRLTLWILLIVYIFNFIDRQIVNILAEPIARELRLSDTQIGLLTGLAFALFYTALGLPIARYADRPTTNRPRLIAIALTTWSAMTALCGLAQTYWQLLLARIGVGVGEAGCTPPAHSLISDLVTPEKRSSALAFYALGIPIGTLLGMLIGGVLADLVGWRKAFLVVGLPGVFMALIVVWLLKEPRRAASFRQATAAAPQTSTFAAMRGLTRSPAFVLLVIAGSAAAFLAYGKTTWTTIFFQRTHGLTPGEVGFWFGIVNGAAGIAGTVLGGWLADRYGAKNRRHVLTAPAIGMAVAAPIAFLAYQAGTWQVALALLALPTLLNSLYYGPTYSAAQGLVPLRTRAVASATVLFFQNLIGLGLGPLFFGMLSDALQPAYGEDSVRCVLYGAAFLGLVPAFFFWRCSLRLNAELDKKD, from the coding sequence ATGTCGACGGCACCGGGTGAGGCCAGGGCTAGCGGTGTCCGGCTGACGCTGTGGATCCTCCTTATCGTCTATATCTTCAATTTTATCGACCGGCAGATCGTCAATATCCTTGCCGAACCGATCGCCCGCGAACTCAGGCTTTCCGACACGCAGATCGGGCTGCTCACGGGCCTCGCCTTCGCGCTGTTCTACACGGCGCTCGGTCTGCCGATTGCGCGCTATGCCGACCGTCCCACCACCAACCGGCCGCGGCTGATCGCGATCGCGCTGACCACCTGGTCGGCGATGACTGCGCTCTGCGGCCTGGCGCAGACCTATTGGCAGCTTCTCCTCGCGCGCATCGGGGTGGGGGTGGGGGAGGCGGGCTGCACCCCGCCCGCACATTCGCTGATCAGCGATCTGGTAACGCCGGAAAAGCGCTCCTCCGCGCTCGCCTTTTATGCGCTCGGCATCCCCATCGGCACGCTGCTCGGCATGCTGATCGGCGGGGTGCTCGCCGACCTCGTCGGCTGGCGCAAGGCCTTCCTGGTGGTCGGGCTGCCGGGCGTCTTCATGGCGCTGATCGTCGTGTGGCTGCTCAAGGAGCCGCGCCGTGCCGCGAGCTTCCGGCAGGCGACCGCCGCCGCGCCGCAGACTTCGACGTTCGCCGCAATGCGGGGCTTGACGCGCTCGCCAGCTTTCGTGCTGCTGGTGATCGCGGGTTCGGCGGCCGCCTTCCTCGCCTATGGCAAGACGACCTGGACCACGATCTTCTTCCAGCGCACGCATGGCCTCACGCCGGGGGAGGTCGGCTTCTGGTTCGGCATCGTCAACGGTGCGGCGGGGATTGCTGGGACGGTGCTTGGGGGTTGGCTCGCCGATCGCTATGGCGCGAAGAACCGCCGCCATGTGCTGACCGCGCCCGCGATCGGCATGGCGGTCGCCGCTCCGATCGCCTTCCTCGCCTATCAGGCGGGAACCTGGCAGGTTGCGCTGGCGCTGCTCGCGCTGCCGACGCTGCTCAACTCGCTCTACTACGGCCCGACCTATTCGGCGGCGCAGGGGCTGGTGCCGCTGCGCACGCGCGCGGTCGCCTCGGCCACAGTGCTGTTCTTCCAGAACCTCATCGGGCTTGGTTTGGGGCCGCTGTTCTTCGGGATGCTGTCGGACGCGCTCCAGCCGGCCTATGGCGAGGACAGCGTGCGCTGCGTGCTATACGGGGCGGCGTTCCTGGGGCTGGTCCCGGCGTTCTTCTTCTGGCGCTGCAGCCTGCGCCTGAACGCGGAACTGGACAAGAAGGACTAG
- a CDS encoding vWA domain-containing protein translates to MFFNFVDELRSAGIPASFKEHLVLLEALDRDVIEATPEAFYYLSRATFVKDEGLLDRFDQVFAKVFKGIMSDYGQNPVDVPEDWLKAVAEKFLTPEEMEAIKSLGSWDEIMETLKKRLEEQEKRHQGGNKWIGTGGTSPFGNSGYNPEGVRIGGESRHKRAVKVWDKREFKNLDNTKELGTRNIKMALRRLRRFAREGAADELDLDATIAGTARQGWLDIHMRPERHNAVKLLLFLDVGGSMDPFIKLVEELFSAATSEFKNLEFFYFHNCLYEGVWKDNRRRWQERTRTWDVLHRYGHDYKVVFVGDAAMSPYEITHPGGSVEHMNEEPGAVWMQRVANTYPATVWLNPVPEKQWGYSQSTQMLKSLVNGRMYPLTLDGLDEAMRELSRKQG, encoded by the coding sequence ATGTTCTTCAACTTCGTCGACGAGCTGCGCAGCGCGGGCATCCCCGCCAGCTTCAAGGAGCATCTTGTGCTGCTCGAAGCGCTCGATCGGGACGTGATCGAGGCGACGCCCGAAGCCTTCTACTACCTCAGCCGCGCGACCTTCGTGAAGGACGAGGGGCTGCTCGACCGCTTCGATCAGGTCTTCGCCAAGGTCTTCAAGGGGATCATGAGCGATTACGGCCAGAACCCGGTCGATGTGCCGGAGGACTGGCTGAAAGCGGTGGCCGAGAAGTTCCTGACCCCGGAGGAGATGGAGGCGATCAAGTCCCTGGGCTCGTGGGACGAGATCATGGAGACGCTGAAGAAGCGGCTGGAGGAGCAGGAGAAGCGCCACCAGGGCGGCAACAAGTGGATCGGCACCGGCGGCACGAGCCCCTTCGGCAACAGCGGTTACAACCCCGAAGGCGTGCGGATCGGGGGCGAAAGCCGGCACAAGCGCGCGGTCAAGGTCTGGGACAAGCGCGAGTTCAAGAACCTCGACAACACGAAAGAGCTCGGCACCCGCAACATCAAGATGGCGCTCCGCCGCCTGCGCCGCTTTGCGCGCGAAGGCGCGGCGGACGAACTCGATCTCGACGCGACGATCGCGGGCACCGCGCGGCAGGGCTGGCTCGACATCCATATGCGGCCCGAGCGGCACAATGCGGTGAAGCTGCTGCTATTTCTGGACGTCGGCGGGTCGATGGATCCCTTCATCAAGCTGGTGGAGGAGCTGTTCAGCGCTGCGACCAGCGAGTTCAAAAACCTCGAGTTCTTCTACTTCCACAATTGCCTCTACGAAGGCGTGTGGAAGGACAACCGCAGGCGCTGGCAGGAGCGGACGAGGACCTGGGACGTGCTCCACAGATACGGTCATGACTACAAGGTGGTCTTCGTCGGCGATGCGGCGATGAGCCCCTACGAGATCACGCACCCCGGCGGCAGCGTGGAGCACATGAACGAGGAGCCCGGCGCGGTGTGGATGCAGCGGGTAGCGAACACCTACCCCGCGACCGTCTGGCTGAACCCGGTGCCGGAGAAGCAGTGGGGCTATTCGCAATCGACGCAGATGTTGAAGAGCCTGGTCAACGGCCGCATGTATCCGCTGACGCTCGACGGCCTCGACGAGGCGATGCGCGAGCTGAGCCGCAAGCAGGGATGA
- a CDS encoding methyl-accepting chemotaxis protein: MEVLPVDATGASALDRIPEACGKVTVGCSDVAGIVQAVIDTSGVLRAEHIELQGTVHELEKDQLKVAEASEEARLLSARAIDRLGQGTAQIQSSLAQITQLLDLVGTLATHVTGFAAAMEQVRRCSKDIEQIAETTNILALNATIEAMRAGDAGRTFAVVANEVKGLAGETRQATNEIAAVIGTLGAEAASVIERIEAGASASNQAKTSVASIEATMSGVSDLVGEVDAQNFTIAQATSMMTGNVARVQEVIESFDKAAADNEAKLEVAHSRIEDLELTASDMFDRLVHAGLSPQDSMMVELAQRHAAEVARMTEEAIRKGDLTEAQVFDQAYRLIEGSNPQRFRTGLTDWAHANWRYKLDEVAGSDPRVMAAACTDLQGYLPTHLTKHSRPPTGDVAHDTQFCRNGRIMFYPIDQRAKKSHADYMMAVYRQEGDGKTYRVVRNVYVPLIINGRRWGDFEVAYSFG; encoded by the coding sequence ATGGAAGTGCTGCCAGTCGATGCCACGGGCGCCAGCGCGCTCGACCGCATTCCCGAAGCCTGCGGCAAGGTCACCGTCGGCTGTTCGGACGTGGCGGGCATCGTTCAGGCGGTGATCGACACCAGCGGCGTGCTGCGCGCCGAACATATCGAGCTGCAGGGCACCGTCCACGAGCTCGAGAAAGATCAGCTCAAGGTCGCGGAGGCGAGCGAGGAAGCGCGGCTGCTCTCCGCGCGTGCCATCGACCGACTTGGGCAGGGGACCGCGCAGATCCAGTCCTCGCTTGCGCAAATCACGCAACTGCTCGACCTCGTCGGAACGCTCGCGACCCATGTCACGGGCTTCGCCGCCGCGATGGAGCAGGTTCGTCGCTGTTCGAAGGACATCGAACAGATTGCCGAGACCACCAATATCCTCGCCTTGAACGCCACCATCGAAGCGATGCGCGCGGGCGATGCCGGCCGCACATTCGCAGTGGTCGCGAACGAGGTGAAGGGGCTGGCCGGCGAGACCCGCCAGGCCACAAACGAGATCGCGGCGGTGATCGGCACGCTCGGCGCCGAGGCCGCGAGCGTTATCGAGCGCATCGAGGCGGGCGCTTCGGCGAGCAATCAGGCGAAGACCTCGGTCGCCAGCATCGAGGCGACGATGAGCGGTGTTTCCGACCTTGTCGGCGAGGTCGATGCGCAGAACTTCACCATCGCCCAGGCGACCAGCATGATGACCGGCAACGTCGCCCGCGTGCAGGAGGTGATCGAAAGTTTCGACAAGGCGGCCGCCGACAACGAGGCGAAGCTGGAAGTCGCGCATTCGCGGATCGAGGACCTGGAGCTTACCGCCAGCGATATGTTCGACCGGCTCGTCCACGCCGGCCTGTCGCCGCAGGACAGCATGATGGTCGAGCTTGCCCAGCGGCATGCGGCCGAGGTCGCGCGCATGACGGAAGAGGCCATTCGCAAAGGGGACCTGACCGAGGCGCAGGTGTTCGACCAGGCCTATCGTCTCATCGAAGGCTCCAATCCGCAGCGTTTCCGCACCGGGCTTACCGACTGGGCCCACGCCAACTGGCGCTACAAGCTGGATGAGGTCGCGGGCAGCGATCCGCGGGTGATGGCGGCGGCTTGCACCGACCTGCAGGGTTATCTCCCCACCCACCTCACCAAGCATTCGCGCCCGCCGACCGGCGATGTCGCGCACGATACCCAATTCTGCCGCAACGGGCGGATCATGTTCTACCCGATCGACCAGCGCGCCAAGAAGAGCCATGCCGATTACATGATGGCAGTCTATCGCCAGGAAGGCGACGGCAAGACCTACCGCGTGGTGCGCAACGTCTATGTCCCGCTCATCATCAACGGCCGCCGCTGGGGCGATTTCGAGGTTGCCTACAGCTTCGGGTGA
- a CDS encoding type II toxin-antitoxin system CcdA family antitoxin, protein MRQATNASLDQDLAAAARDLHINVSRACERGLANEIKATREARWREENAEAIHAWND, encoded by the coding sequence CTGAGGCAGGCCACCAACGCTTCGCTCGACCAGGACCTGGCTGCCGCCGCGCGCGATCTCCACATCAACGTCTCACGCGCATGCGAGCGGGGCCTGGCGAACGAGATCAAGGCGACACGCGAAGCGCGTTGGCGGGAGGAAAACGCGGAGGCCATTCATGCCTGGAACGACTAG
- a CDS encoding AAA family ATPase: MTERFEGTSNYVATEDLKVAVNAAVTLRRPLLVKGEPGTGKTVLAAEVAKAMGAPLIEWNVKSTTKAHQGLYEYDAVARLRDGQLGEERVHDIRNYIKRGKLWEAFTAPELPVLLIDEIDKADIEFPNDLLQELDRMRFDVYETQETIEARERPIVIITSNNEKELPDAFLRRCFFHYIKFPDRETMQAIIDVHFPGIQKMLVKKAMDVFYEIREVPGLKKKPSTSELLDWLKLLLNEDMPLEVLQDRSPHSAIPPLHGALLKNEQDVMLFERLAFMARRQS, from the coding sequence ATGACCGAACGCTTCGAAGGCACCAGCAATTACGTCGCGACCGAGGACCTCAAGGTCGCGGTCAATGCCGCGGTCACGCTGCGTCGCCCGTTGCTGGTGAAGGGAGAGCCGGGTACGGGCAAGACCGTGCTCGCCGCCGAGGTCGCCAAAGCCATGGGCGCGCCGCTGATCGAATGGAACGTCAAGTCAACCACCAAGGCGCATCAGGGTCTCTACGAATACGACGCCGTGGCGCGGCTTCGCGATGGCCAGCTGGGCGAAGAGCGCGTCCACGACATCCGCAATTACATCAAGCGCGGCAAGCTGTGGGAGGCCTTCACCGCGCCCGAGCTGCCGGTGCTTCTGATCGACGAGATCGACAAGGCGGATATCGAGTTTCCCAACGACCTGCTCCAGGAACTCGATCGGATGCGCTTCGACGTCTATGAGACGCAGGAGACCATCGAGGCGCGCGAGCGGCCGATCGTGATCATAACCAGCAACAACGAGAAGGAGCTGCCCGACGCCTTCCTGCGCCGCTGTTTCTTCCACTACATCAAGTTTCCCGATCGGGAGACCATGCAGGCGATCATCGACGTGCACTTCCCCGGCATCCAGAAGATGCTGGTGAAGAAGGCGATGGACGTCTTCTACGAGATCCGCGAGGTGCCGGGCCTCAAGAAGAAGCCTTCGACAAGCGAGCTGCTCGACTGGCTGAAGCTGCTCTTGAACGAGGACATGCCGCTCGAGGTGCTGCAGGACCGCAGCCCCCACAGCGCGATACCCCCCTTGCACGGCGCGCTGCTCAAGAACGAACAGGACGTGATGCTCTTCGAACGCCTCGCCTTCATGGCCCGCCGGCAGAGCTGA
- a CDS encoding serine hydrolase, whose product MRAAATVLLMAALPAPLCAQQPPAGAQDAASSPLRGAAERVVRVLRGEQSAAAVFAPSFLAAVPEAQLRTLTAQFEREHGRLLAVEALTPAGDAAANVTLRFERALARAGMTIETGAPHRVTGLRITSFEPLGDNAGKIAADLAALPGRTAAWFGPLGGGAPVLSHNADTQLPLGSAFKLYVLAALDRAVREGRHRWDQVVPLAARSYPSGLTQDWPADTPVTLATLATLMIQISDNTATDRLIALLGRDRVEAEMRLTNPRAAASLPFLTTRELFVIKADPALRARFAAAGEGARREILREIAARFDPPAQIGAAFAGPPIASDRLEWFASPQELAALLNGFTGPEMTRIRGILAANNGGIDAATAARWRSIGYKGGSEPGVLNLTWLLQDRAGNWHMLTLGWNDPAAPVDTARLHALAMRMLALAPLAPAP is encoded by the coding sequence ATGCGCGCTGCGGCAACCGTTCTGCTCATGGCGGCGCTCCCGGCCCCGCTTTGCGCGCAACAGCCGCCGGCCGGGGCGCAGGATGCGGCAAGCTCGCCCTTGCGGGGGGCTGCCGAGCGGGTGGTAAGGGTGCTTCGCGGCGAGCAATCGGCCGCGGCGGTCTTCGCTCCATCGTTCCTGGCCGCCGTGCCGGAAGCGCAGCTGCGCACGCTGACCGCCCAATTCGAGCGGGAGCATGGGCGGCTGCTGGCGGTGGAAGCACTCACGCCGGCTGGCGACGCCGCGGCGAATGTCACGCTCCGCTTCGAGCGCGCGCTCGCCCGTGCCGGCATGACCATCGAAACCGGCGCGCCGCACCGCGTGACGGGCCTGCGCATCACCAGTTTCGAGCCGCTTGGCGACAACGCGGGAAAAATCGCCGCCGATCTCGCCGCCCTTCCCGGCCGCACTGCCGCCTGGTTCGGGCCTCTGGGCGGCGGCGCCCCGGTGCTTTCGCACAATGCCGACACGCAGTTGCCGCTAGGCTCGGCCTTCAAGCTCTACGTCCTTGCCGCGCTCGACCGGGCGGTGCGGGAGGGGCGCCACCGCTGGGACCAGGTCGTGCCGCTGGCGGCGAGAAGTTATCCCAGCGGGCTGACGCAGGACTGGCCGGCGGATACGCCGGTCACGCTGGCGACGCTCGCCACGCTGATGATCCAGATCAGCGACAACACCGCGACCGACCGGCTCATCGCGCTTCTCGGGCGCGACCGGGTGGAGGCGGAGATGCGCCTCACCAATCCCCGCGCCGCCGCCTCCCTGCCCTTCCTCACCACGCGCGAGCTATTCGTGATCAAGGCGGACCCGGCCTTGCGCGCGCGTTTCGCCGCCGCGGGTGAAGGGGCACGGCGCGAGATCCTGCGCGAGATCGCGGCGCGCTTCGATCCGCCTGCGCAGATTGGCGCCGCCTTCGCGGGGCCGCCGATCGCCAGCGATCGGCTCGAATGGTTCGCCTCGCCGCAGGAACTCGCGGCCCTGCTGAACGGCTTCACGGGGCCGGAGATGACCCGCATCCGGGGTATCCTCGCGGCCAACAATGGCGGGATCGATGCTGCCACCGCAGCCCGGTGGCGCAGCATCGGTTACAAGGGGGGGTCGGAACCGGGCGTGCTCAATCTCACCTGGCTGCTGCAAGACCGCGCAGGGAACTGGCACATGCTGACGCTCGGCTGGAACGATCCTGCCGCCCCGGTCGATACCGCGCGGCTGCATGCCCTGGCGATGCGGATGCTCGCGCTTGCCCCGCTGGCGCCCGCGCCCTAA
- a CDS encoding alpha/beta hydrolase family protein, with protein sequence MPTETVTIHTTRGHALLGSLELPEGEVRGAALYAHCFTCTRQSRAAVEIARALAAEGIAALRFDFTGLGGSGGDFGRAGFASDIEDLIESGAFLAGRFGEGLLLVGHSLGGAAVLAAAGMMPEGRTAAVATIGAPAHVPHVLGNIEGDLESIARDGSGRVRIGGREYDLSAEFLTRTKDIDLLSEVAKMRVPLLIAHSPTDDVVGLENAGALFAAAKHPKSFLSLAGADHLLLDEEDAVFAAGIIARWAARYLPRPA encoded by the coding sequence ATGCCGACCGAAACCGTCACCATCCACACGACGCGCGGCCATGCGCTGTTGGGATCGCTCGAGCTGCCGGAGGGCGAGGTGCGCGGCGCGGCGCTCTATGCCCATTGCTTTACCTGCACCCGGCAGAGCCGCGCGGCAGTCGAGATCGCGCGCGCGCTCGCCGCCGAGGGGATTGCCGCGCTGCGTTTCGACTTCACGGGCCTCGGCGGCAGCGGCGGCGACTTCGGCCGCGCGGGCTTTGCGAGCGATATCGAGGATCTGATCGAAAGCGGCGCCTTCCTCGCGGGCCGCTTCGGCGAAGGGCTGCTGCTCGTCGGCCACAGCCTGGGAGGTGCGGCAGTGCTGGCAGCGGCGGGCATGATGCCCGAGGGGCGCACTGCCGCCGTCGCCACGATCGGCGCGCCAGCGCATGTGCCGCATGTGCTCGGCAATATCGAGGGCGACCTTGAGTCGATCGCCCGCGATGGATCGGGCAGGGTGCGCATCGGCGGGCGGGAATATGATCTCTCGGCCGAATTCCTGACGCGGACGAAGGACATCGACCTGCTCTCCGAAGTCGCGAAAATGCGAGTGCCGCTGCTGATCGCCCATTCGCCGACCGACGATGTGGTGGGGCTGGAGAACGCGGGCGCGCTGTTCGCCGCGGCGAAGCATCCCAAAAGCTTTCTCAGCCTCGCGGGGGCAGATCACTTGCTGCTCGACGAGGAAGACGCGGTGTTCGCCGCGGGCATCATCGCGCGCTGGGCCGCCCGCTACCTGCCCCGCCCGGCTTGA
- a CDS encoding sensor histidine kinase — protein MIVAKHILYVDDDPGLRRLVQRALERRGFTVTTAGGAEEGLALLAAKSFDLVAVDHHMPGRTGRELLDDIVALPDHPPVVFVTGNDDTSVAVEAMHAGASDFVVKTVGESFFDLLSGRFHQAFARGRLERDKRRAEQELRAANERLQMLVREVHHRVANSLQMVSSFVAMQAAQTRDEGGREALTATQNRIQAIAKVHHGLYTRGDITTIALDDYLATLVSALRESVEKGDCPITLTLTAAPIEVPPDAAVAVGVIVNELVTNAFKYAFERAAGGQIAIALSGIEGGGYSLTVSDDGRGFDDSAPAMGTGLGMRIVTAMAKSLGGELKTLTPGRGTTFRLTVAAPSIA, from the coding sequence CTGATCGTAGCGAAGCACATTCTCTATGTCGATGACGACCCCGGCCTGCGGCGGCTGGTGCAGCGCGCGCTCGAGCGGCGCGGCTTCACCGTGACGACCGCAGGCGGGGCGGAGGAAGGGCTGGCGCTGCTGGCTGCAAAGAGCTTCGATCTCGTGGCGGTCGATCACCACATGCCGGGGCGCACCGGGCGCGAGCTCTTGGACGACATCGTTGCGCTGCCGGATCATCCGCCGGTGGTGTTCGTGACCGGGAACGACGACACGTCGGTCGCGGTCGAGGCGATGCATGCGGGCGCCTCCGATTTCGTCGTCAAGACGGTGGGCGAAAGCTTCTTCGACCTCCTCTCCGGGCGGTTCCACCAGGCCTTCGCGCGCGGCCGGCTCGAACGCGACAAGCGGCGCGCCGAGCAGGAGCTGCGGGCTGCGAACGAACGGCTGCAAATGCTCGTGCGCGAAGTGCATCATCGCGTCGCGAACAGCCTGCAGATGGTCTCCAGCTTCGTGGCGATGCAGGCGGCGCAGACCCGGGATGAAGGTGGGCGCGAGGCGTTGACCGCGACGCAGAACCGGATCCAGGCGATCGCCAAGGTGCATCACGGCCTCTACACCCGCGGTGACATCACCACTATCGCCCTCGACGACTATCTCGCGACCCTCGTCAGCGCGCTGCGCGAAAGCGTGGAGAAGGGAGATTGCCCGATCACGCTGACGCTGACCGCCGCGCCGATCGAAGTGCCGCCCGATGCGGCGGTAGCGGTGGGGGTGATCGTCAACGAACTGGTCACCAACGCCTTCAAATATGCCTTCGAGCGCGCGGCCGGAGGGCAGATCGCCATCGCGCTTTCGGGTATCGAGGGCGGCGGCTACTCTCTGACGGTCAGCGATGACGGCAGGGGCTTTGACGACAGCGCGCCTGCGATGGGCACCGGGCTCGGAATGCGCATCGTCACCGCCATGGCGAAATCGCTGGGGGGTGAGCTCAAAACATTGACGCCCGGGCGCGGGACCACGTTTCGCTTGACGGTCGCGGCGCCCTCGATCGCGTGA
- a CDS encoding response regulator, translating into MNAHETVAIVMIEDDEGHARLIEKNIRRAGIRNEIRHFADGTSALAHLLDDPAGPRHGGPALVLLDLNLPDMSGTAILERIKQDESLRRAPVVVLTTTDDKLEVARCYDLGCNVYITKPVNYDSFSDAIRQLGLFLAVIQVPAIGDD; encoded by the coding sequence ATGAACGCCCACGAAACCGTCGCCATCGTCATGATCGAGGACGACGAAGGCCATGCCCGGCTGATCGAAAAGAACATTCGCCGCGCCGGGATCCGCAACGAGATCCGTCATTTCGCCGACGGCACCAGCGCGCTTGCCCATTTGCTGGACGATCCGGCAGGCCCGCGCCACGGCGGCCCGGCGCTGGTGCTTCTCGATCTGAACCTCCCGGATATGAGCGGCACCGCGATCCTGGAACGGATCAAGCAGGACGAGAGCCTGCGCCGCGCGCCGGTGGTGGTGCTGACCACCACGGACGACAAGCTGGAGGTGGCGCGCTGCTACGATCTCGGCTGCAATGTCTATATCACCAAGCCGGTCAACTATGACAGCTTCAGCGATGCGATCCGGCAGCTGGGCCTGTTCCTGGCGGTGATACAGGTACCCGCCATAGGCGACGACTGA
- a CDS encoding sensor histidine kinase, which produces MPEGARSAERRRRSVNRSVIGLLGAAALLLLAGLAAVAISAAQIDRDTEAVTQTLKVRTAIYAVGSYNERVETARRGFLISGDARFIEAVRLSDEQMVRALRDLTRMSKGNVPQAARAAQIARLREVRLPRIERLLRDRAGYLARFRPETLYEDEIVTAARQTRRVLEAMDAAEVRQLNAQSAARRDAVRQFALFALACALGLIALVAAAVLLVTRYNRELNTAQVQLRLANEGLEEAVSARTGELKRANAEIQRFAYIVSHDLRSPLVNVLGFTAELDRARDVLHGYLAKLFAERPELRDAAAWTAIDEDLPEALSFIRLSTEKMDRLITSILALSRQGRRTLTPEPIDLAALAREVAATLRQRAEDAGAKVSIGPLPTITSDRMAVEQILANLLENALKYLDPARAGEVHIDARSTDGWVEIAVRDNGRGIAPADHERIFDLFRRAGVQDQTGEGIGLANVRALAYRLGGRVAVQSQLGEGATFTVTLPDTLVASENSA; this is translated from the coding sequence ATGCCTGAGGGCGCAAGGTCGGCGGAACGGCGGCGGCGAAGCGTCAACCGCTCGGTAATCGGGCTGCTGGGGGCCGCCGCGCTGCTGCTGCTCGCCGGGCTGGCGGCGGTGGCGATATCCGCGGCGCAAATCGATCGCGACACCGAAGCGGTGACCCAGACGCTGAAAGTGCGGACCGCGATCTACGCAGTCGGCAGCTATAACGAACGGGTCGAGACCGCGCGGCGCGGCTTCCTGATTTCGGGTGATGCCCGCTTCATCGAAGCGGTGCGACTCTCCGACGAGCAGATGGTGCGGGCGCTGCGCGACCTCACGCGCATGTCGAAGGGCAACGTGCCGCAGGCCGCGCGGGCGGCCCAGATCGCGCGGCTGCGCGAGGTGCGCCTGCCGCGGATCGAACGCTTGCTGCGCGACCGCGCGGGCTATCTGGCACGCTTCCGGCCCGAGACGCTGTACGAAGACGAGATCGTTACCGCCGCGCGGCAGACCCGCCGGGTGCTGGAGGCGATGGACGCGGCCGAGGTACGCCAGCTCAATGCTCAAAGCGCCGCGCGGCGCGATGCCGTCAGGCAGTTCGCGCTGTTCGCCCTCGCCTGCGCGCTCGGGCTGATTGCGCTGGTCGCCGCCGCGGTGCTGCTCGTCACCCGCTACAACCGCGAGCTCAACACGGCGCAGGTGCAGCTGCGGCTTGCCAACGAAGGGCTGGAGGAAGCGGTAAGCGCGCGCACCGGCGAGCTGAAACGCGCGAATGCGGAGATCCAGCGCTTCGCCTATATCGTCAGCCACGATCTGCGCTCGCCGCTGGTGAACGTGCTGGGGTTCACCGCCGAGCTCGATCGTGCGCGCGACGTGCTGCACGGCTATCTCGCCAAGCTATTCGCCGAGCGCCCGGAATTGCGCGATGCCGCCGCCTGGACCGCGATCGACGAGGACCTTCCCGAGGCGCTCTCCTTCATCCGTCTTTCGACCGAGAAGATGGACCGGTTGATCACCTCGATCCTCGCCTTGTCGCGGCAAGGGCGCCGCACGCTGACGCCCGAGCCGATCGATCTGGCCGCGCTGGCGCGCGAGGTCGCGGCGACGCTTCGCCAACGGGCGGAAGACGCGGGTGCGAAGGTGTCGATCGGCCCCCTCCCCACCATCACATCCGACCGGATGGCAGTGGAGCAGATACTCGCCAATCTGCTCGAGAACGCACTCAAATATCTCGATCCCGCGCGCGCCGGTGAGGTGCATATCGACGCGCGCAGCACTGACGGCTGGGTGGAGATCGCCGTCCGCGACAACGGCCGCGGCATCGCCCCCGCCGATCACGAACGGATCTTCGATCTGTTCCGCCGCGCCGGAGTGCAGGACCAGACGGGCGAAGGAATAGGTCTCGCCAATGTCCGCGCGCTCGCCTATCGCCTGGGGGGCCGCGTCGCGGTGCAGTCGCAATTGGGCGAAGGTGCGACCTTCACCGTGACCCTGCCCGATACGCTAGTCGCAAGCGAGAATAGTGCATGA